Proteins from one Elephas maximus indicus isolate mEleMax1 chromosome 12, mEleMax1 primary haplotype, whole genome shotgun sequence genomic window:
- the CLDN3 gene encoding claudin-3, protein MSMGLEIAGTSLGVLGWLCTILCCALPMWRVTAFIGSSIITAQITWEGLWMNCVVQSTGQMQCKVYDSLLALPQDLQAARALIVVSILLAAFALLVALVGAQCTNCVQDETAKAKITIVGGVLFLLSAVLTLVPVSWSANTIIRDFYNALVPDAQKRELGAALYVGWAASALQLLGGALLCCSCPPREKKYAPPKILYSAPRSTGPGTTTGTGYDRRDYV, encoded by the coding sequence ATGTCCATGGGCCTGGAGATCGCCGGCACCTCGCTGGGCGTGCTGGGCTGGCTTTGCACCATCTTGTGCTGCGCGCTGCCCATGTGGCGCGTGACGGCCTTCATCGGCAGCAGCATCATCACGGCGCAGATCACCTGGGAGGGCCTGTGGATGAACTGCGTGGTGCAGAGCACCGGCCAGATGCAGTGCAAGGTGTACGACTCGCTGCTGGCGCTGCCGCAGGACCTGCAGGCGGCCCGCGCGCTCATCGTGGTCTCCATCCTGCTGGCCGCCTTCGCGCTCCTCGTTGCGCTCGTGGGCGCCCAGTGCACCAACTGCGTGCAGGACGAAACGGCCAAGGCCAAGATCACCATCGTGGGGGGCGTGCTCTTCCTGCTGTCAGCCGTGCTCACCCTCGTGCCAGTGTCCTGGTCCGCGAACACCATCATCCGGGACTTCTACAACGCCCTTGTGCCCGACGCTCAGAAGCGCGAGTTGGGCGCTGCCCTGTACGTGGGCTGGGCGGCCTCGGCGCTCCAGCTGCTGGGGGGCGCGCTGCTCTGCTGCTCCTGCCCGCCGCGCGAGAAGAAGTACGCGCCCCCCAAGATTCTCTACTCCGCGCCGCGCTCCACCGGGCCCGGCACTACGACCGGCACCGGCTACGACCGCAGGGACTACGTCTGA